ATAGTTACTTAGAATTGTTTCTCGAAAGAAGAGCAAAGAGTAAAGTAGAAAATtggatataaataaaaaatacttaattgattaaaaataaatatttggtttgtttagtTAAAAGGGCATTTCAGAGAAATCACAACAAAAAAGTACTCCACAAGTTGGAAGTATGTCCAAGTGTAAATAGAGGATGAGAAAGTATGTCATACTGTAATTTTTTCATTAAACATTCGACTTGgcctccaaatttttaaaactattatacATAAGTCATATAATCTCAAAATTTCTCGACTCTTTTAATTAAGATTAATTAAGCTCACAGACAATACACATGTTTAGCATTACGACAATATTGAATTCATAAGTAGAGTAAAGATCGTTATAAGGACCATAAGACAAGAACTCGGTGTCATTTTTTTCCCTTTCCATCGTGTGAATAATCGTAGAACAGTAACAAGGGATATAGACAAGATGATGACATGGGAGAGACACAAGGTAACAAGAAGATTCAGAAAATCAAGATTTTACAAAACCAAATCATGTGGTTTCACTTTCAGACAAGAAGTGAGCATTGTCAGATTCCAACTCAGTTAATAAACAGTCACCACAGAGACAAATCCTACTTAATCGAATGTGAGCGAGTGCAAACCGTTTCAAGAGACTCCACAAACAAACCAGAGAAACTCGTCAAAGCCTGAAACACACCAGGCAACCCCGTCTGCAAATTATTCAAAGTCATAGCTCTCGTCACTTCTACCTCCTTCGAATGCttcaccatctcttcctccACTCTCCTCTGACAACCCGCCAGCTCCGTTTTTTTCTCCCTCAACGGGTCTCTAGCATCCAACACGTGCTGGCTATCAGGTCCTGACTCAGGCAAACCGACACCAACCATCGAGTACGACTGGTAATACTTCCTCTCCAAGCTTCTAAGCGACGAAGCCTTCTTCTCCAGCTCCTTTGACGCCGTCTCCGTCCTTTTTTTCACCTTGTGTTCATCACCTTGTTTCGTGGAGATCACATGCACAACGTTGATGAAGCTCTTGATCGCTTCTGATGCGACCGTGTCGGGAACGCGGTCCAGCGCGAGTTTCCACTCCTCGCAGAAGGAGTAAGCGTCTGTTGGATCTTTATTAAGGATGGTTAGTTTGAACCAGGCGTGGACCGAGCGTATGAAGTCGCGCTGGAACTCTATCAGGTGGCTGAAACTTGAGTGCCAAGAAGAGACGGCTGATTCGAGGTCGCGCGTTGCTTGTCTGTGCAGCTCGGAGGTTGATTCTCCTTTGCCTGATCTGTCGATGAGTCCTTTCACTTGCTGCACGATGCTGTTCTGTGTCTCGTGGAACTGATGCATTGCTTTCCACATGTACATAAAGCTGCATCAGGTTTAAAAAATAACACATATATTAATGTCCCCCCTAAGCTGCTGagactattatatttttaaaagatgtatgttttagaattttaccaaatttattaaattttgataatcaaaacaatattttcgtaatttACTATTTGACAtaattttaaccaataaaaatttcaataaacataattttaatgtatttttttgaaataatgttTTCCTAAAAAGTAGACTTACCCATGACAGAGTTCAACGAGTTGAGGAACAAGGTCAGTGTCACGGAGACGGATAATGGCAGTAGATGTGGTTGTTACAGCTTCAGATGTAACAATTATAAGTGACTGTAACCTATTTATAGAAGCCTTAGTCTTGTCTAGTTTAGCTGCATCCTCTCCTTTATACTCTTGGCTTTGAAGTTGTGATAACTTCTTCTCATGCTCAATCTTCACACCTTCTCTAGCCTGAAAAGGAAAGATTCATCAGATTACTACTAACAGCCAATTGgtaaaaaattcatttaaagcACAGACCTTGATTTCTTCGTAGAGCTTCTTCTCCCACGCCAAAAGACGGTCGAGAGTGGAACAAAGGCTCTTGAGACTGTTTGGTTGATCCAATGCTGTTGTGTCTAGCCTGTACTTGACTGCCAATGGGGGCTTAGAGGTCCATGTCGAGCTCAGGTTGCTTAGTATGCTACTCGAATGAATCACAGTTTCTAcataaacaaaaaccaaatcaaCTTTGTTAAACTCAAAGCATGGATAGTTTCCAAGTCATcaagaatatattaaaataattttagaaaatatattagtttcacttcttttttttttttttttgatcaaatatattagtttcaCTTATAAACGATTTGCCACTGTCTAGACCGAATTTTAACACATTGGTTCCAAGTAATAAAACAAATCTTAACTCACTTTTCAACTGTCTGAAACTTCCATCAAGCTGAGCTCTTCCGAGCTCAAGCATCTGAGACACTTGGTCCCCAGCAGCAGCAGCCTTATCGAAATACTCCTTGATGGCATCAGCGATCTCTTTCAAATCTCTATGCCTAACCGCGACATCTCCTCCTCCGCCTCTATAGCTACCTGAAAACGTCGTCGCATCATCTGCTTTATCGTCAGCATATTCTCGCGGCATTGGTGAAGCCTGCTGGTTGTGCCGTTTACTAGCTCTCACCTTAGTTCCGACCTCTGAAACAGACTCCATATTgtcatcttcctcttcctccgaGGAGGAGCTAGTAGTGCTGTAATGATCTTGAACGTCCCATGAGCCACACTGTACTTCCTCTCTCTCCGTCTCTTCTTCATCCACCACActgttcttcttcatcttacTTGCATGCTCTGTTTCTCTCTGTTTCAGCATCTCTTCTTGAGCCTTCTTATCGAAGAACTCTGAATCTGGAGGAGAAGGAGGGTAGAAGTTCTCCCAGTTCCATACGGAGGAGGCGTGGGAAGGAGTAGCTGAGTAAGTTGAGTTCTGATAAGCTCTCGGATAAAAATTGGATCTTTCACTCACCGGAGAAGACGAAGGGCTTGAGTCAGAGAGGATATGAGGCAGCTTAGGTCTCTGTTGATGTTGTTGCTGTCTCCTTCGTCGACTAGAAGAGGCGGAGATGACTGGAggctgaggaggaggaggaggtggagggaTAGAGTTGGTCGGAGATGGTTGAGAAGGTGGAGGATGATGGAGAAAGACAGCTGGAGTTTGGTATGAGACAGAGAGAGGCTCGCCGGCGGCGAATGAGGAAAGAGCAGATCCAGTGAGGCGAAGTGACCGGCAGTAATCGGCTTGAGCGGCGGCGAGACTGTGGCGAGCGTAGACGGCTTCTTTCATCAGACGGCGGCGAGTCTTGTAACGGCGAACTGTATCTTCGCCGTCGAGTTTCGAGGCCGTACATCCCATCTCTCTGTCTCCTTAGGTTGGTTGGTAGCAGAGAGAGTGAGTATGCTCTAGTGTCAGGTAAAGAGCAACAACATTTCcaaaacataaaccctaatctacaaaaGCTGTCTTTTtaccaaattatatttatttattttttgtttttgtttttacaaaatttattctTCCGCTTTTTCAAAAACAACTTTCCCTCCCTCCACTCCCCTCTCCTTTTATCGTTATCTGTACGAGCCAACCGATCGGTGACCAACGAAACCAACATTCTTGGTTGGCTGGCCCAACCCGGTTAAACAAACCGAGATCGGTTTAGTTAAGAAAACTGAGATCAAAGTGAAGATTAAATAATGATAGTATCATCACTCTTTTTCAGAATCAGACAGATGataatttatttcataaatcGTTCTATCATCTTTATTCGTTTGCTCTCTAATGGATAGACTCTTGAATGGCTTTAATGAAATATATGCTCCATGCTcctcctttgtttttttttttagtaagcTCTAGTTAGataaacttatattttaatttttgtaaatagCATATGATTATATTAGCCGTGTGCATTTACAAAAAGATAAATGTTTCTACTTAGATGATTTCATGCTGTTTTTTTTTCGTAAATGATGTCATTCATATAACATCCATTTCTTCGAGTAACATATGCTATCTCTACATACCGTAACAGTAATGTACGGTTTGATTCCtgtatcaattattttaaatggCTAAAGAAGTTTCCTCGGTTAACAGAGACCAGTTCACGAGAGTGGCAAAAAACAATCATACTCGGGTCGTTCAGCTAGTGCGGGTTCAGACTAGAATCTATAGCTTCTAAAACAAGAAATATAGAAGACCATGTAAGGCTTTATTTTGCTAAACTTTCTCGATATGAAGATTTCACTTTGAGATTATTGATGCTTATGGACACTTCTTGACTGATTTGCATGATGTCACACTCTAACAAGTTGGTTCAACAAATATTCGCCCTTATTCTAATAACACCGCCATGTATCTTGCTCTCGTGCCCTAAGAAGAATAAAAGAAAGATAAGATATGAAATTTTTCGAAAGGACGTCCGGCTAAGTTGTTCTTGTCCACTAAATGATTCTCTTGTCTTCTGAAGATTTATATTGTCAAaaatgcttatatatatatttttaattattcattttgaGTTAACGGAGGATGTTAAGCTCTTAAAGATCTCGGAATATCCTGATTTGCGTGGAAAAATAATCCCAACATCATGGATCACCACTATCTTGCATTCTTTATTATGGAGCTTTCATTTTGATAACTTTTTTCTGACACGTTCTACGAATAGGACCCTTTTTGTACTAAATATTGCGATTAAGCAACTTCGATCGAATTATTTGACGCGTGTGCCAATTGTTTTTTTGGTCCCTCTAACCATTTCAATAGGCAAAACAAAGGTCAATGCTTTGCTTGGCTCGACCTTAGACCATCAAAAGTAACATCTTAGTCGGATTCTTTGACTTTTGAGAATTTTTCTTCTCTTAATTGCTAGGAGCACGAGTTACTTACCATCTAGGGTTAATGTAAAGAAAATAAACCTAAAGAATATTAGGTTTAGGTTAGATTTTTTACTACCCTAATGCCGGTAAATACTGAGAGGTTACGAGTCTGCACATCCATTCTACGTCTTCAGAATGTATATTGGTACATGAATATtcgtttttttctcttcttttaaattaatttatggtAAATATATGTTGGCAAGCTAAATAGcattaaaataaagtttattaGTGTTTTGAAGGAGTCAACTTTGTTCATCATTGGGTTGTTAATCGGGCCGGCAAATCTTTGAACATGTTATTATATAAACCTCTCTCTGTCTTCTCAATTTGTTGCATGCCTGCATTACACATCTGCCCTTGGTTCTATAAGCTTAATCATGTTTCCTTTGTGAAAGGTCAAGCATTGAAGGGCTAACGGTTGATCTTGGTGAAGGTTTTTCCTGTTCCAGGTATGTATTTATTATGCATTAATGCTTGTATTTGATTCACGTATGCATGAATTGATAAAGTAGTTATTCTTTAGCCGATTATGTACAAGAGTTATCTTTCTTTGTTTAATTAAACAAAGGCGGGCTTTTAATTTCTTCAGACACAAGGAATACGTTTTAGTCTCTTATTGATGAATAAAATAACTTGCCATTGCAGATTTTACATAACTGAGTTTTAGTAACTTCCTGCTCAAGCAAAAAGGAAGTTCGAAATGGCCGGCGTAGACTCTCTCAAGGCTATTAACACGGAGAGCATTGATCTGGTGAGTAGTTTTGCTTCTGGTAGATTTTAAAGTTATCAGGAAAATGATGATcgatgaaaatgaaattttctcATATGGATCGTTGCCTTGCAGGAGAATGTTCCCGTTGAAGAGGTTTTTCAACATCTCAAGTGCACGAAAGAAGGGTTGACCTCTACTGAAGTGCAAGAGCGTCTTACCTTGTTTGGTTACAACAAACTTGAGGAGAAAAAGGAGAGTAAGATACTCAAGTTCTTGGGGTTCATGTGGAATCCACTTTCATGGGTTATGGAAGCTGCAGCCATCATGGCCATTGCTCTTGCACATGGAGGAGTACATTTTTTCTTCCCTCTCATCATTCCTGTCTTTAAGATTCtgataaaacataattaattttgtttgaaattttcAGGGCAAGCCACCGGATTATCACGACTTCGTGGGTATTGTGGTCTTACTTTTGATCAATTCAACAATCAGTTTTGTAGAAGAAAACAATGCCGGAAACGCAGCTGCTGCTCTCATGGCTCAGCTAGCCCCTAAAGCCAAGGTACACTGTCTTTTTTTGTTGCTTTCATTTGATGGTAGTAGCTTATCTTATTTGTTTTAGGCCATCCGTGATGGGAAATGGAATGAGATAGATGCAGCTGAGTTGGTTCCAGGAGATATAGTTGCTATCAAACTCGGAGATATCATTCCTGCTGATGCTCGTCTACTTGAAGGAGACCCTTTAAAGATTGATCAGGCAAGTTCGGATTCTTGATCATGTCGTTAGCTTTGCTTTCTTTGGACTAATCATGGAAcatgttttctcttttctccaGTCAGCTCTTACCGGGGAATCTCTTCCAGTAACCAAAAACCCCGGTTCTTCAGTGTACTCTGGTTCAACTTGCAAGCAAGGTGAAATCGAAGCGGTTGTTATAGCTACTGGTGTCCACACTTTCTTTGGAAAGGCTGCTCATCTTGTGGACAGTACTACCCATGTTGGTCACTTCCAGAAGGTAGGTGTTTCTTCAAACATtcattttgaagaaaaactACAAAACTTTCCATTTTGAGAGTTTAGTGACTAATATAGAATCTTTGTATTTTGGCGTCCAGGTTTTGTCAGCAATAGGAAACTTCTGTATCTGCTCCATTGCGGTAGGAATGGCTATTGAAATCGTTGTTATATACGGTCTACAACAGAGAGGGTACCGTGTTGGTATCGATAATCTTCTTGTCTTGTTGATTGGTGGAATCCCCATTGCTATGCCTACTGTTCTCTCTGTTACAATGGCTATTGGTGCCCATCGCCTTGCTCAACAGGTCAATACAAATCTTAAGACACAAGtcaaataatttttatgtttttgtctaATGACCTTACTTGTAATATCCATTTTCAGGGTGCCATAACAAAGAGAATGACAGCCATTGAAGAAATGGCTGGAATGGATGTTCTTTGCAGTGATAAAACTGGTACTCTCACGCTTAACAAGCTCTCCGTGGATAAGAATCTCATCGAGGTTTGCATGTTTTCACCAGTCTACTTACTCTGTTGATACTGATCTTCATGGCCGGTTCTAGGAACATCTAGGGAAACATTAGTCTTGGCCCCCaagttttaaaaactattatacaTGGTTGcataatttttcaaattgttttttattaagattaatctaaaaatgtttatatccCTCTAAATTTTAGATCCGGCCTTGCTGATCCTGTTGTAACAATAGCAATTTAATCCATCTATTATGTTGCAGATTTTCAAGAAAGGCATTGACAAAGATATGGCTGTGCTTATGGCTGCAAGAGCTGCACGTTTAGAGAACCAAGATGCTATTGATACTGCTATTGTTTCCATGTTGTCAGACCCTAAAGAGGTATGGATTAAagactcatcttccactaaacTAGATTCAACATTATCATGCATTTTAATCTGTGATGATGTATTGATCTAATACTTTGTTTTCAGGCACGTGCAGGAATCAAAGAACTCCATTTTCTCCCATTCAGTCCAGCTAATAGAAGAACTGCCCTAACCTACCTTGATGGAGAAGGCAAGATGCACAGAGTGAGCAAAGGAGCACCTGAGGAGGTACAAAACTTTTACTTCAGCCAAGAACTCTCCCATTTTTTCATGAGATATCGTTCTAAGAAAAGTTTCATTCTCTCTAGATTTTGGATATGGCACACAACAAACTACAAATCAAGGAGAAAGTACATTCTACAATCGACAAATTCGCAGAACGTGGCCTAAGGTCCCTTGGATTGGCATATCAGGTGAGACATACCTAACTTGTTTTACAAGTAAACTTGTTTTTTAATAGGACATCGATCTCCTCTAAATATGTTGTCACATTTCAA
The nucleotide sequence above comes from Brassica napus cultivar Da-Ae chromosome A9, Da-Ae, whole genome shotgun sequence. Encoded proteins:
- the LOC106411632 gene encoding nitrate regulatory gene2 protein translates to MGCTASKLDGEDTVRRYKTRRRLMKEAVYARHSLAAAQADYCRSLRLTGSALSSFAAGEPLSVSYQTPAVFLHHPPPSQPSPTNSIPPPPPPPQPPVISASSSRRRRQQQHQQRPKLPHILSDSSPSSSPVSERSNFYPRAYQNSTYSATPSHASSVWNWENFYPPSPPDSEFFDKKAQEEMLKQRETEHASKMKKNSVVDEEETEREEVQCGSWDVQDHYSTTSSSSEEEEDDNMESVSEVGTKVRASKRHNQQASPMPREYADDKADDATTFSGSYRGGGGDVAVRHRDLKEIADAIKEYFDKAAAAGDQVSQMLELGRAQLDGSFRQLKKTVIHSSSILSNLSSTWTSKPPLAVKYRLDTTALDQPNSLKSLCSTLDRLLAWEKKLYEEIKAREGVKIEHEKKLSQLQSQEYKGEDAAKLDKTKASINRLQSLIIVTSEAVTTTSTAIIRLRDTDLVPQLVELCHGFMYMWKAMHQFHETQNSIVQQVKGLIDRSGKGESTSELHRQATRDLESAVSSWHSSFSHLIEFQRDFIRSVHAWFKLTILNKDPTDAYSFCEEWKLALDRVPDTVASEAIKSFINVVHVISTKQGDEHKVKKRTETASKELEKKASSLRSLERKYYQSYSMVGVGLPESGPDSQHVLDARDPLREKKTELAGCQRRVEEEMVKHSKEVEVTRAMTLNNLQTGLPGVFQALTSFSGLFVESLETVCTRSHSIK